One region of Oryza sativa Japonica Group chromosome 5, ASM3414082v1 genomic DNA includes:
- the LOC4339349 gene encoding uncharacterized protein, with protein sequence MSSSEQAAMESGGCQHHQERQAATAGESAKKLCRVVRAVYLVLVKGLGKHQPKLAALGVHLHQMMSSRRHGGGGHDHGLDDLREHPALLTYLSSTMSCRSMDPAAAVHPYPRGRGAHGAGRRRSGGGISSASGGVSGLSSMSCRSMDPSAAVSQYQYRPREVEFSCSSTPLHRRRRAQRRSQLRLQQHGQWHDRSSAADPYGSAATVSRLFELMDVKEEAAAEAMTTDIDDEDGDVVAWPAVVVPAPRQVRITDSPFPAWEADGDDDEEGRLGVVDRRADEFIMWFHEQLRMQQQQRAAAAAAKERSTYYFVR encoded by the coding sequence ATGAGCAGCAGCGAGCAGGCGGCAATGGAGTCGGGTGGTTGCCAGCATCATCAGGAGAGGCAGGCGGCCACCGCGGGCGAGAGCGCCAAGAAGCTGTGTCGCGTGGTGCGCGCCGTGTACCTCGTCCTCGTCAAGGGGCTCGGCAAGCACCAGCCCAAGCTCGCCGCGCTCGGCGTCCACCTGCACCAGATGATGTCCTCGAGGcggcatggcggcggtggccacgACCACGGCCTCGACGATTTGCGGGAGCACCCGGCGTTGCTGACGTACCTGTCGTCGACGATGTCGTGCAGGTCCATGGACCCGGCCGCGGCGGTGCACCCGTACCCGCGGGGCCGCGGCGCGCACGGCGCTGGCCGCcgtcgcagcggcggcggcatcagcaGCGCGTCGGGAGGCGTTTCCGGGCTCTCCTCGATGTCGTGCCGGTCCATGGatccctccgccgccgtgtcGCAGTACCAGTACCGGCCCCGTGAGGTCGAGTTCAGCTGCAGCAGCACGCCGCTGCacaggcgccgccgcgcgcagcgCCGCAGCCAGCTGCGCCTGCAGCAGCACGGGCAGTGGCACGACCGTTCGTCCGCCGCGGATCCGTACGGCTCGGCCGCCACGGTGTCGAGGCTGTTCGAGCTGATGGACGtgaaggaggaggccgccgccgaggcgatgacgacggatATCGACGACGAAGACGGCGACGTGGTCGCGTGGCCCGCGGTGGTGGTGCCGGCGCCGCGGCAGGTGCGGATCACGGACTCGCCGTTCCCGGCGTGggaggcggacggcgacgacgacgaagagggGAGGCTCGGCGTGGTGGACCGCCGCGCCGACGAGTTCATCATGTGGTTCCACGAGCAGCTgcgcatgcagcagcagcagcgcgccgccgccgccgccgccaaggagCGGAGCACCTACTACTTCGTTAGATAG